TTACAGTATCCAAAAACCCCCGGCTTGAAAACGCGGGAAAAAATAATAAAATTATTTATAATCCAAACACTTAGGAGATTACTCATGGCTGTGCCGAAAAGAAAAAAATCCAAGTCAAAGCGGGACATGCGCCGGGCCCACGACAAACACCGGGCCGCCGACCCCGCCAAATGCCCCCAGTGCGGAGCGGCCAGGATGCAGCATCACGCCTGCCCGGAATGCGGAAATTATGACGGGAGAAAGGTTTTTGAAGGAAAATAACCACTACGCCTTGTGCTTAAATTTTAGCATACGGAATTTTTAACTTAGCCATCCCAAGCTTTTTTACGAGTTTATCAATCATGTCACAAAACCAGGGAGAAACCGAAACCATGCCAGGGTCGACGCCACATGATTCCGCCCCTGTCCTGAGAGGCCTGGACTCCGAATCCCGACAGATGGTCGCGGATATGATCCGGCAGCTGGGGCAGCGGCTTCTTTCCAGGGACAAAATCCTGGAGTTCGACAAAAAAGACATCTTTCCCGAAGCCGAGATTCGGGAACTGCTCAGCCCGGACATCGGGCTCCAGCTTCTTTTCATCCCCGAGGCTTACGGGGGAATGGGCGGCGGCGCCAGAGACTCCTGCCTGGCCACCCGGGAGATGTCCAAAATATGCCTGGGCGTGGCCACTGCTTTTTTCGCCATCCAGCTCGGCGCCGATCCCCTCATCGTGGGGGGAACCCGCGAGCAGAAGGAGAAATGGCTGGGCGCCATCGCCGGCGGGGACTGCCTGGTCTCCTACGCGGTGACCGAGCCGGGCGCGGGCAGCAACCTGGCCGCGCTCCAGACCTCGGCGGAGCCTGTGGAGGACGATTCCGGAAATATCAAAGGTTACCGGATCAACGGAAACAAACAGTTCATCTCCACCGGGGGATATTCCGATTTCATCACCCTTCTGGCCAATACCCCCGAGGGGCCGACCTTTTTCGTGGTGGAAAAGGACGCCGAGGGCTTTTCACGGGGAAAGGGCGAGGAAAAACACGGCATACGCTCGTCCAACACCTCGCCTTTGTCCTTTTCGGATGTGTTCGTCCCGGTGGAAAACCTCATCGGCGGCGTTCCCGGAAAGGGTTTGAAACAGTCCAACGCGGTGTTCGGCTACACCCGGCTCATGGTGGCCTCCATGGCCCTGGGCGCCGGGGAGGCGGCGCTGGACATCGTGATCCCCTACGCGGCCCAGAGAAGGCAGTTCGGCTCTTTTCTGTCCGAAAAGCAGGGCTACACCCACAAGCTGGTGGTCCCCCACGCGGTCCGGCTGGCCGCGGCCGACGCCTACTGCGACGAGATCGCCCTTCGGCTCGACTCCGGGGAGAAAGACCTTCAGACCGAGGGCTCCATCGCCAAATACTTCGCCTCCGAGGCCGCCAATCAAACGGCCGACGACGCCATCCAGGCGCTGGGAGGCTACGGCTACATCGCCGAGTACGGGGTGGAGAAGATCAAGCGGGATGTGAAAATCACCTGCATTTACGAGGGAACCAGCGAGATCCAGCAAAACATCATCAGCGTGTTCCGATGGAAGAAAACCCGAAAGACCAAGGGCGCCTTTTACGAAGGAATCGCCTCTGAAATGAAGGCCGCGGCCGGCTCGGGAAAAGACCTGGGCGCGGAATCCTTCGCCCTGGCCGCCGCCG
The DNA window shown above is from Candidatus Desulfarcum epimagneticum and carries:
- the rpmF gene encoding 50S ribosomal protein L32 (Evidence 2a : Function from experimental evidences in other organisms; Product type s : structure), translated to MAVPKRKKSKSKRDMRRAHDKHRAADPAKCPQCGAARMQHHACPECGNYDGRKVFEGK
- a CDS encoding Acyl-CoA dehydrogenase, with the protein product MPGSTPHDSAPVLRGLDSESRQMVADMIRQLGQRLLSRDKILEFDKKDIFPEAEIRELLSPDIGLQLLFIPEAYGGMGGGARDSCLATREMSKICLGVATAFFAIQLGADPLIVGGTREQKEKWLGAIAGGDCLVSYAVTEPGAGSNLAALQTSAEPVEDDSGNIKGYRINGNKQFISTGGYSDFITLLANTPEGPTFFVVEKDAEGFSRGKGEEKHGIRSSNTSPLSFSDVFVPVENLIGGVPGKGLKQSNAVFGYTRLMVASMALGAGEAALDIVIPYAAQRRQFGSFLSEKQGYTHKLVVPHAVRLAAADAYCDEIALRLDSGEKDLQTEGSIAKYFASEAANQTADDAIQALGGYGYIAEYGVEKIKRDVKITCIYEGTSEIQQNIISVFRWKKTRKTKGAFYEGIASEMKAAAGSGKDLGAESFALAAAALNPVIEKVQKARLTRSQHVMFALADMMTHVEVGAALARKAAALMDAGDPDAEKTRLMSRIFAAETARTVCEKTLEILSGSGAFSKDEVSAFLKSVSYDDMILGQAGVIQDMDALADILFGRRHGG